The stretch of DNA TCATCTGTTTGCAGGCATTAAAACAACAGAAGTTGGAAATGGAAGTGTGGCAAGATTTGGCTAGCATTTATGTAGATCTTTGCTCCTTTCTAGATGCAAAAGTATGTGTTGACAAGGCTCAGttgatagattttttttctccaagAAGTTGGCATATTACTGGTATGGAACAAGTTTCATTGTTGAACTGCAGtatatttctacattttttatttaccaaTCTGAAATTACTTGCATGTGACAATGACAGGGTTGTTGTTTGAATCTCGAAAATTGCATAAGGAGGCCTTAGCTTCCTTCTCAGTCTCATTGTCAATAGAACCAGATCACATTCCCAGTATCATTTCAGCTGCAAAATTAATGCTTAAACTTGGCATGCAATCACTCCCAATCGCAAGAAGCTTTTTAATGAATGCTTTGAGATTAGATCCTACAAACCATGATGCATGGTTTAACCTTGGACTAGTTTCAAAAATGGAAGGTTCATTGCAACAAGCAGCAGATTGCTTTCAAGCCGCATATGAGCTGAAGCTTTCAGCTCCAGtgcaaaaatttgagtgactgaGACCTTGAAACAAGAATTGTAAACTTTTTGTGGTTGAGAAAAAAGTGAGCTCAACAAGAGCATTATACAAGAGCCATGAGCAGCAACTAATGGGAGGAGAGAAATATACCCTCGGTTAATATTTGTGAAGAAACCTACAGCTAAATATAGCTAGctacttatttatatatgagaaaatgatatttcaacaaaagTATTTGACAAGTTTTTTACAATGGTGACGTGGCAGcggttttttaaaatttttattaccaaAATGTAAGTTAGCACGTGCGGcggaaaaaaaaaggaaactgaaattaaaatgtaagtTAGAGAGCGAAagtgaagaagagagaaaggggGAAAGTGAGGGTGCGAGGGTGTGAAGTGAGAAAGCGTTTCGAGCGAGAGAGAGGAAGCAAGGTTGCCAGAGTTTCCGGTTCACTGAAAGCGTGTCTCCGGCAAGCATTTCGCCGTCGTTAGTGGAGGATAGTTACAGTTTTCGGGTAGACTATCCCTATCATCCAGAAGACGAAGCCTTTGGAGTTGGTAGTGTTTTGCGAACTCTGTGGCCACCTTCCTTCGTCGGCGGCAACCATTTGCTTAGTATTGTCCCTATTGTTCGTCGTATCAAAACTTCAAGTGGTTTATTCACTAAAACTATGTTAAACATCGTTTTGGGGAGTACCACAATCGTATGTGGGGAGCTACAATACACTGTATGTTTAAAATGTTCCAGCTTTCACTAAAATCAATCAAGTGTATCATTTTGGAACATTGAACATTCATTTAGTCTCTCAAAATGTAATTTCTATCATCAAATGGACATTCAAAGGAGCACTTGTCTAAATTTAGTATAGGGAAAGCACAGTACTGTAACCAAAGTGGGGACTTACtcattaatatgtggggagttacatGTATGTTTTTGCCAGTACAACGCGGATTGGAGTGAAGGTCATTTATATACTCAATTTGGATAATTGTTCATTCATTAAATGATTTCCAAAGTCTTCTCCATGCACCCAAGCTCCATGAACTGAACTGGGATCTTTGTCAAACAACACAAAATCGAAATAACAGATATCAAAACTAAGTGGGGAGTAAGGAATAcctatgtggggagttacgCACAATTTTTTGACTGTACAGTGCAGACTTGAGTAAAGTTCATTCATATACGGTAATTGCATCATTGTTCTTTCATTCAATCATTGGCAATGTCTTCTCCATCACCCATGCTCCATTAACTAAACTGGGTGCTTTGATGAACAAGAcagaaaccaaataaaacaatccAAAACTAAGTGAGGAGTAAAGAATAACTATGTGGGGAGTTGCGCACAATTTTTTGACTGTACAGTGCAGACTTGAGTAAAGTTCATTCATATACGGTAATTGCATCATTGCTCTTTCGTTCAATCATTGACAAGGTCTTCTCCATCACCCATGCTCCATTAACTAAACTGGGTGCTTTGATGAACAAGACacaaaccaaataaaataatcCAAAACTAAGTGCGAAGTAACGAATAACTATATGTGGAGTTACGCACAATGTTCTGACTGCACAGTGCACACTTGAGTAAAGTTCGTTCATATACGGTATTTGCATCATTGCTCTTTCATTCAATCATTGACAAAGTCTTCTGCATCACACATGGTCCATTAACTAAACTAGGTGGTTTCATGAATAAGAcagaaaccaaataaaacaatccAAAACTAAGTGGGGAGTAACGAATAactatgtggggagttacgCACAATTTTTTGACTATACAGTGCAAACTTGAGTAAAGTTCATTCATATACGGTAATTGCATCATTGCTCTTTCGTTCAATCATTGACAAGGTCTTCTCCATCACCCATGGTCCATTAACTAAACGGGGTGCTTTCATGAACAAGAcagaaaccaaataaaacaatccAAAACTAAGTGGGGAGTAACGAAAATCTATGTGGGGAGTTACGCACAATGTTCTGACTGAACAGTGCAGACTTGAGTTAGGTTCGTTCATATACGGTAATTGCATCATTGCTCTTTCATTCAATCATTGACAAAGTCTTCTCCATCAACCATGCTCCATTAACTAAACTGGGTGCTTTGATGAACAAGAcataaaccaaataaaacaatccAAAACTAAGTGGGGAGTAACGAATAACTATATGGGGAGTTACGCACAATGTTCTAACTGCACAGTGCAGACTTGAGTAAAGTTCGTTCATATATGGTATTTGCATCATTGCTCTTTCATTCAATCATTGACAAAGTCTTCTACATCACCTATGGTCCATTAACTAAACTGGGTGCTTTCATGAATAAGAtagaaaccaaataaaacaatccAAAACTAAGTGGGGAGTAACGAATAACTATATAGGGAGTTACGCACACTTTTCTGACTATACAGTGCAGACTTGAGTAAAGTTCATTCATATACGGTAATTGGATCATTGCTCTTTCATTCAATCATTGACAAAGTCTTCTCCATCACCCATGCTCCATTAACTAAACTGGGTGCTTTGATGAACAACAcagaaaccaaataaaacaatccAAAACTAAGTGGGGAGTAACGAATAACTATGTGGGAAGTTACGCACAATGTTCTGACTGCACAGTGCACACTTGAGTAAAGTTCGTTCATATATGGTAATTGCATCATTGCTCTTTCATTCAATCATTGACAAAGTCTTCTCCATCAACCATGCTCCATTAACTAAACTGGGTGCTTTgatgaacaaaacaaaaaccaaataaaacaatccAAAACTAAGTGGGGAGTAACGAATAACTATGTGGGGAGTAACATTTACGTTTTTGTTTGGACATTGCAGACTTCAGTCAAAGTCATTTATATATGGTATTTGGATTATTGCTCTTTCATTCAATGACTTACAAATTCTTCTCCATAACCCAATCTCCATGAACTACACTGGGTGCTTTGTCAAACAACACACAACCCACAAAACAACAAATCGAAAAATAAGTGGGGAGTGACGCATAACTAAGTGGGGAGTTATATGCAAAGTTTAGTTTGTTCAGTGCAGACTTCAGTAAAGTTCATTTACATATGCTATTTGGATCATTCATTCATGAATTCAGTAATTTACAAATTCCTTTATCCATCATTCATGCACTGCCTAACATTCACATAAATGACAATTGACTAATTCGATTAACTCCCGATatcctttttcttttaacaaatgTCCTAACACAATATTAATTGTACGCTCGGGAAGACGAATTCGTTGTCGTCGACGACTTCCTCTACGACCTGTCTCCGGTAACCCACCCAAATGGCGGCAATGACTGCTATTTTCCACCACTAATCTCCAATGTTTCACTCCTCTCACTCTCTCATTCCCGTTCTCGCTTTATCCCTCTTTCTCTCTATCTTTCTCGCTTTCCTGTTTCTCTCTTTGTCGGTTTCTCGCTTTCTCCCATCCTCTCTCTTTCTAAAATCTCACTTTTAGTAAATTAGAAACTCCGGCGACCTTGCTTCCTCTCTCTCTCGATATGGTTTCTCACTTCGCACCCTCGCACCCTCACTTTCcccctttctctcttcttcactttctctctctaacttacattttaatttcagTTTCCTTTCTTTCCGCCGCACGTGCTAACTTACGTTTtggtaataaaaatttaaaaaaaccgCTATCACGTCACCATTGTCAAATActtttgttgaaatatcattttcctttatatatttatttcgtTATGCTCCAAAGCAATGTCCTTCATATTTGACAGGATGTGTTTAGGACAGAAGTTTGGTTCCCaagtgataaaaaatttatagcATAATTTCAAGCAGAATGTACACACGCGAAGTTCACTAACGTGTAGTTTGGCTGCTGATTGAGTTCTTAAGTTTTAGTTGATAGGTATAATTCTCCATTCTTATTTGTATAATACATTCCTcactttagaaaaataatactcACTGTTTATAGTCTATATGATAAGAATTGATTGGATTAAGTAACATTCTATTCTATGATTTTATACGATATTACTTTGTTATGTTAGACAAGTAGAACTTGACTTCAAAGAATAAAATCTAAGAAATAATTGCTTACTCTTCAAAACATTCTCAGATAACCGACCAAGTATTCAACTCGTTTTCTCCTAGCTCGTATATAAAATTACACTTAGATTGTTAATATTAGTAGTTGTAACCAAAGACGGATAGTAGAGTAGAAGCAAATATATTTGTTCTACTGATAATCTTAGCGAAAAATACACGTTGGAGATAATATTTCAAGGGCCACACTTCTCTAATCCGTTATAGCAAATTGAGTTGCTGAATTTGATACAATAGAGGGGAAGAAAATCAAACTGCCATCTCAACTTATCCAGTTTCCAATCACCATGATTTCTTTACAAATTTACACTCACTGTTTTTCTTGGTCTGGATAACAACAAATTACACCTAAGATACAATTATTGCTGTAAACATCTTTACATCTTCCGTACAAGTGAAACATGCAGAGGGTAGAATTTTGATTGGATCTGTCATCAATACTGTAACACAAGAAACAAAGACTAATGAGACATTTACATTCTGATAAGTAAAAAGGTACTTGATAGTGGTCTCTACTTTAACACAATATatgttacaaaatatattacaagTGGTTCAATGGCAGATCTCTATATATGtttactcaaaaaaaaaaaaaaaactggaatGTATATTGACTGAGAAGAGCCAAATGAAACTAGTCTAAATTTTTGGTCCTTCAAAATACTTTCGAAATTTATTTCAGaacctatataaaaataatacatctcTAGTCGCTATACGTTTACTTTTCTCATGTATTATTACTACATACGCAATGCTCTTGAACAGAATGttccagaaaaataaaaaatattaccattaatattttattgaggTGTATATCCTACTCAATCCTTTTTCACCTTGATATACATTTCGGACAGTGAACTGCATTACAGTAGACATTAAATTTCTGtttatcaaaatattgtttACAGCCAAGAAAAGAGACTGAAAACAGTTTTATCGTTTACAATAGGCTACAACCCCACCATTTCCCAAATTGATTTAGTCCAAAATATGCCTAAACTCAGTTTTATCGTTTATGCTAAGCCTACTTTTCTATGCATTTTCATATAGATGTTAATGCTAATTATCTTCAAATAAAATCTGTTGTTATACCTTTATAGAACTTAAAAACTAAACTACTTTCATAACCAAATAAAAGAGCAAAGAAGAATTCATCAGATGGATCATTCACCTTACAACACCTAAAAAAAGTTGATTCCACAAAGTGTCTAACCTCAACCCATCTGCCACTGCATGCACAAATGGAAGAACCAAAAGATTTGAGATATAAAAAGATGAGTATTCTACAAACTTATTTCAAGGTTGTTAGTCAAAAAGCACAGGCAAGAAAGCAGTATATTAAAGGGTAATGAcgtttttaaagaaattaaaaactaattcaaCAAACTCATAATAGGAGTACCGAACCTATCTCCAGATTTATATGATAACACTTAAGCAGATTAATGGCGGTATCAAACTATCTATTATCAAGAAAATAAGTGATATCTTGAATCACCAAACCTTTAGAACGGGTTCGCCTTTGTTGGGGTTTGCAGATTGCTTTGCCATTGCCTGTTGCTGTGCACGTGCAGCTCGTCCTGCTGCAGATTTCTCAAATTGCTCTTGTCTGCAATTCCAATTAACATGCACAAATTGGTCAGCAGTTACTTTACTTATGCAATCTATAAAAGAGCATTATAACAACATTATAATGTCTTTTGTTGATTAATCATGCTTCACCCCACCTCTAAAAGTAGACTATAATTCATCATCTATTTGTTAACTGCAGTAAGCCTTGCATACATTTTCTATTGACTTCCAAAATATTCAGAAAGTTTAGTAGTAGTAGTACTTAACAGTGATACGAATAAACAATCCCCAGACACATTGACATTAAATTTTCCCAGACAATTGTGATATTGGTATAATGCCTCTATATGAACGCATTACATAGTAATGTATAGCATTCAAGGATAAGAAGAAGCAGTGAGCTATATGAACAAAATTAAGGCCACAGTACTATACAACAACAGAAACGCTAATAACACATTCTTTAACACTATAGAATACTCTTTTATAGAAAACTACGAATTCATTATAGAAGTTAATTAAATAAGGCGCTTGATCCACGTGATTCTGTGATCTTGAAAAATAGGAGTGTATGACCGATAGTATATCCCTAGAATTACTCTCACCAAAATTCCcctttatatatttcaaattggGGTTTACTAATGATCTGAAGGCATAAAATAAAACACCAAAAAGTGTGATTAGCAAGGTATAAAGCAAAAGCGAAATCAAAAGCAGATACATATTTAATCAAGAAAAGTACAATGATTAAGGGTCTAACATACCATGTGGTGTACAAATAAAAACCCTTTTTCCTTTTCCAGAAATTGAAAGGTTCAGTTAAAAGATTACAGAATATAGATGAAACAGGGTTAAAGAAAGAGGGATGTTGAGAAATGGAAAAAGGTAAAACCTTTTCTGTGCCGCTTCAGCAGCTTTTGCACGCGCTTCTTCAGAGGCTAACCTTTCTTCTTCCTTGCTCATGCGCTTGTCTGCGCCGAAGCAACCAAAGCAAagacccatttttttttttctctcttctttctttttctctctctgttATCAAGGCTTCAACTTCGCTTACAATTTCAATGTGATTTAAATTCCGGCAAAATACaaactattttatattgtttcattatttcaaattgaaatttaaaatcacttatcttttatatatttttcaattttttttcagtttttttatcAGTTATTTGTGATTAATTGgtttaaagttatatttaatttaaaaaggcTCACGctctttttgttattttattacaacACATAAACGTATATGCGTGCTTTTGTAAAATACGTCATAACATAAAGatatgaatcttttttttttttataaaatttattataacagaataatgtttatatttgattaaaaaatttagtattgataatgattaaaaaagatataattattttacataattgattaatttgtaaaataaggatggtgtagtaaaataaaaattgcataTTCTATCTCATAATCAGTATAGaatatacattatattttaacataaagaTTAACATGATTAGACTCGCGTAAACATAAacgtattttataatattatattaaattaatatataaaataaaattatacttattaaaaataaaatataatatataaataaaataaaagaataatagtcgataaataaataaaaaactaaacaaaaataaatgattttataaaaagtttataaaaataatgaataatttttaaaaatttaataaatacttatattttaaaagaaaaaattaaaattttaaaatattaaaaaaaatcctctttatatattattataaatataatagttatataaaagagaaatgaaacttataaattaataaaaagcctaaccaataaatatttataacaaataataaaataataattaagttaataaagGACAATAATTATTACTTGATTTGGACAacaaaataatagtatatatatatattcactaaAATAGAAAGAGAGTTCCTGTTTTAAGGTTTTCTGTCTTTCATTTATTGTTCGTAAAggtaaaaactaattaaaacaaaacattaagttatcatttatttaactcttttaaatatttgttttgattttgtatatttgtaaccttatttttctacaattttcTTACCCTCCAACATCATTTAGTACcatgattttaaaatagttttcaaaatatacgacaataattaacttattttagtAATGTTTGTTTCAAAACTGTTGACCATAGTgcaaaaagtaaatttataagaaaagtgtttgtaaatattatatgatttttggGAGGAATGTTATAAcgattaaaaatgtttaatacgaGAGAATGTTAACgtaatttatatgttatttttaagtaaacAGACACATAGTCTATTATAAAccacataattaaatattatgccTACGAAAGAGTCATTCTAATAACTTTTTagagggttaaatatgtttttttttctttaagtttcagtgaattttgaaattagtctctcttcgaaattttatatcaatttagtctatAATCTTTAAAAACACGTAGATTTAGTTATTCTTactaaatttattaagtttatttgatactgaaaacacattttataataatatttgagttaatattgaagtgaaaatatgtcaaatggtgtaaacaattcaaatactatcatgaaatgcgcttgaaacatcagataaacttaacaaaatttggttaaaataacaaaattcaagcactttaaaagatgaaagattaaattggtcaaaattttaaaaaatgactaattctaaatttgacCGAAACTttgagaaacaaaaaatatatttaactttttttatcacatAATCTATTATACAGATAAGTTGTGCAGCTTATAAGTGATTATCCATCATAAATAATCAAGTATACATGCTAAAAAGTGGATTAATTAGCATTCTTCTTATTCAAAAGTGCTTTAGACTTCATAAATCAAAACCCACAATACTCATTAAGTTCACAGGATGAgtgatgataattaaatttagaataatgATAACATATGTATGGAGTATTGTAATTATGACAATTGAGAATGTAATGACTTGTGAATGTATAAAAAGTAAGAGtgcaatattaattaattttgatgttaTGATTTAATTTCTAAGCAAAGAGGGCAAGCTTTGATAGTACAGGTGTTCATTCTGCGTTGAGTTTGTATCCccattaattaaattaagttaaattaaatagttataaaacaaaattaaatccACATTTATAAATAATCAAGTTTGATAATTTTATCGGTATTATGAATATTCtgaaaataagaattaaaattgaaaaaaatgcaATTTGATGATCAAAGGAAGCAGAAATAATAAAAGGGAATCAATGGCCGAGATGAGGAAGTAGAAATTGTTGACCTTggtaagaaagaagaaaacgaCCGCGTTTCACTGTGAATAGCAAAGGAAGGAAAATGAGTGAAGAGAAgaggaaagaagaagaagaagaagaagcgtTGAAGACGTTGGAGATTGAGAACGGTCTCCGTCTGGTCCCGCGCGTGAAGCTCAACCTCGTCATATACCCTTCCACGCCCCTCACGCTATCCCACCCAATCGACGAATGGAAAACCAGACGCGCCCTCATCGAGTTCCTCCACACCTCCCTCTCCCTCACGCTCCCCGAGGAGGACCTCCACCTCACGCGCAACAAGAACCTCAAGAAGCGCAAGCGCGACGACCCCGTCGCCGCCGGAACGCTCCGCGTGTGGGACCTCTCCTCCTTACCAAAGGAGACCCGCTTTGTCGAGTGGCGCAACCGCCTCGTGGAAAATCTGAACGCGATCGAACTCAACCTCGAAGGCGTCAAGTTCAAACTCGCCGTTACTGTTCCCGTTTCCGACGATTTTGACAGAATGAAGAAGGATTGGGAGGAGCATTCAGCGTCTCGGAGTCGGCGAGAGCCTGATACCGTTGTTCTGAGAGGCGTGCCGTCGCGGTGGTTCGCTGAACCCAGGGTTTCGTCTAAACCCTCCATGCTTGTTACTCACACCATCTTTTCTACATTCGGCAAAATAAGGTTCGTTTGTTATGTAATTTCGCTCAATGATTTAGTATCGTTTTTCATCTCACTCATATATTTTGCTCAGAATGAAGCATCAATTTCATCTTCAAATTATTACCCCAGAACTGTGTATGAGTAATCCTCTATGTGTTAGAAATCATGTTAGGTATTTCTCAAAAATATtttgcatcacaatgttggGAATACTAT from Vigna unguiculata cultivar IT97K-499-35 chromosome 8, ASM411807v1, whole genome shotgun sequence encodes:
- the LOC114193821 gene encoding uncharacterized protein LOC114193821; this encodes MGLCFGCFGADKRMSKEEERLASEEARAKAAEAAQKRQEQFEKSAAGRAARAQQQAMAKQSANPNKGEPVLKWQMG
- the LOC114193457 gene encoding A-kinase anchor protein 17B, whose product is MSEEKRKEEEEEEALKTLEIENGLRLVPRVKLNLVIYPSTPLTLSHPIDEWKTRRALIEFLHTSLSLTLPEEDLHLTRNKNLKKRKRDDPVAAGTLRVWDLSSLPKETRFVEWRNRLVENLNAIELNLEGVKFKLAVTVPVSDDFDRMKKDWEEHSASRSRREPDTVVLRGVPSRWFAEPRVSSKPSMLVTHTIFSTFGKIRNLNVAEDNEFGKDENEGSGDLVSGLYCKIVVQFDKYKDCNDAMRVLCGRSMQKEGSRLKADYEVSWEKDDFFRNSRNEREEKKNSTVSTKPENVRARRFKE